The sequence below is a genomic window from Mycobacteroides abscessus ATCC 19977.
CAGAACGCATGCGGGTGAGCCTATCGCGCTAATGGCAAGATCTCATCGGTCAGTGGCTATTTGGCCACTTCTACGGAAACGGCCACTGCACGACGATGTGTTGATGCAGATAGCGATCTTGGCGTATCCCGGTATGACGGCCCTCGACGCGATCGGCCCCTACGAAATGCTCCGAGGTCTGCCGTCGGCGGAGTTTCGATTCGTGTGGCACCGGCCGGGGCCGATAGTGACCGACAGCGGTGTGCTGACGCTCGGCGCGACCCATTCATTGACCGAGACGCCGGCTCCCGACATGGTCCTCGTTGGTGGCTCGATGCCCGCCACCCTGAGCACGGCCGCCGACGAGCGGGTGCTGGACTGGCTGCGAAAGGTGCATGAAACCACGTCCTGGACCGCGTCGGTGTGCAGTGGATCGCTCATCCTGGGCGCGGCAGGGATTCTCCGCGGCAGGGACGCCACGTGTCATTGGGCCGGACAGCGTCTACTGGCCACCTTCGGCGCCAATCCGCAGCGCGACAAGAGAATCGTCCGCGACGGCAAGGTGATCACCGCTGCCGGAGTGTC
It includes:
- a CDS encoding DJ-1/PfpI family protein, which codes for MQIAILAYPGMTALDAIGPYEMLRGLPSAEFRFVWHRPGPIVTDSGVLTLGATHSLTETPAPDMVLVGGSMPATLSTAADERVLDWLRKVHETTSWTASVCSGSLILGAAGILRGRDATCHWAGQRLLATFGANPQRDKRIVRDGKVITAAGVSAGLDLGLWLVGEIAGRPRAEATALCIEYDPQPPFNTGHMSKASTRNKADAVRVIKGLLSARDAGTELAAGSKMLWTNAIARIRSTDRSGHRHAPGPLRAGRG